The bacterium genomic interval AGCAGAACCACATGCAATAATACCAGTTCCGGGTGAAGCAGGTCTCATAAAAATCTTAGAAGCTCCACATTTTCCATAAACACTATGTGGAATAGTACCTTCCCGTTGTTTAACTTCTATCATATTTTTTTCACCTCTAATTTCAGCTTTGTTAACTGCGCTTGCTACTTCTTGAGCTTTTCCAAGACCAACTCCAACACGAGACTGACAATCTCCAACCGCGCAACAAGACTGGAATCTAAGTCTTTTCCCACCTTTTGTAGTCTTCGTAACTCTTTTTATACTTATTGTGCGTTTCTCTAATCCTGAAGTATCATTATTCCTTGTATCTTTCATATTTCTCCCACTAAAATTCTAATCCACCTTCTCTTGCGCCTATGGCAAATTCACTTATTCTGCCATGAAATTGATAACCACCCCTATCAAAAACAACTTTTTTGATTCCTCTCGAAAGTGCAAGCTGAGCAATAAGTTTACCACACTCTTTACTTTTAACTTTTTTAGTCCCTTCTTTTAAAACAGCAGAACTTATATATGCTAGTGTATGTCCTGCAGTATCATCTATTATTTGTCCACAAATATATTTTGAACTCCTATAAACTGATAATCTAGGACGTTCCGGTGTGCCTACCAATTTATACCTTAATCTTTTATGCCTACGATTTCGTGCTTCCATAAGCTCCTGAACCCGCTGCTTTCTTTCCGGGTTTTTTACGGACGTATTCGCCTTCGTAAATTATACCCTGACCTTTATAATGATCAGGTGGTTTATATGCTTTTATAGTTGCTGCTATATTGCCTACTAATTCCTTATCTATACCAGTAATAATAATTTTCTGTGGGTCAGGAACAGTTATTTTTATACCTTCCGCGGGCATATATTCAATAGGATTCGCAAACCCCATCTGCAAAACTAATTTTTCTCCATCCATTTTTGCGCGATACCCCTGTCCAACAATTACCAATGCTTTTTGATACCCCTTACTTACCCCTGTGAACATATTATTAAGAAGTGCCCTTGTAGTCCCAAAAATAGGTTCGTAAAGCTTATTTTCTTCAATCAAACTAAGTTTCACATAATTATTTTCTATATTCACTTTTATATTTGACGGCACATTATATTCAAGTTTTCCTTTGCTACCTTCAATTTTAATTTTATTATTATCCATCTGAACTTTTACGCTTTCTGGAATTAAAATTGGAAGTTTACCTATTCTTGACATTTTTATATTACCAAATATAAGCCAAAACTTCGCCACCGATTTTCAAGTTTTTAGCTTCGCGAGAAGATAATATTCCTCGCGATGTAGAAAGTATTGCAATTCCTAATCCATCCCTTACACGAGGCAACTTTTCGGCTGAACTATACATCCTGCACCCCGGTTTACTTACTCTTTTTATTTCTTGAATAACGGGAACATCCTTAAGATATATATGTATGAAATTTTTAGGCTTTGAGGCTTCAAAGTTATAGTCCTTGATATACCCTTCCCTTTTAAGAACATCCGCAACACCAAGTTTCATTATTGAAGAAGGCATAATTATCTCGCTCTGCTTTGCATTAATAGCATTTCTTATGCGAGTTAACATATCGCCAATCGGATCAGTCATTCCCATATAGTCTGTGAGGGTAAATAACAAATCAATATTTGTCAACAAGTTTTTTATTTTTGTGATTACTATTTCAGAATATTAACATTAATCACTACTAAAGTTTTAAGCGTTAATTCCTTTAATTACATATACATTTAGAGAAACATATATAGACAAAAGCAGTTATAGTATATTTATATCCAGATCATCAAAGTTGAAAAGTTAAATTACATCCTTACATCTTTATGAGTCAAACAAAGTGTATTTCTTCACAATTACTGCCCGTATTTTGTTCCTTCATCTCCCTTATATTTTTTATTGCTACTAATTCAGAACTTGATATAAACAAGTAAGCTTCAAGCTTAATATTTAGTGTTTAGTTGTTAGTAAAATGTTTAGAGCTTATCTCTACTGTATAATATATTATCATTTACTCCCAGTCAGTCAGAACAAATATTTTAATAAATCATTATAGTTTAAATTTTACACAGGCCAAATTATGTTATGGGAAAAATTTCCTCTAATCTAATTCTAATAAAGAAATATTGATTTTAAAAATTCTTTGCCTTTAATTTTATCAATAATACTAATTCATCAAAAAACTATTTATATATATTTTAACAAAAGGGATATACCTGTCGGAATAAAAATGACAGCAAATTAATCACAAATCTATTGCTTACAAAAATATACTACAAGTCTAAATTCAAGGATATCAACAATTTTTACTATTCCTCCCCACTATTTCAAAACATTTTAATATTTGATAAAAAGTCTTGACAAAAAGAGTTTATTTATTTATGTTAGCTTCCATTATGGATAGAAAATGGTGGATAGTAGATGTTGAAGGTAAGGTTTTAGGCAGGTTTGCAACAAAAATAGCTAATATTTTGATGGGCAAAAATAGACCCACTTATGAACCTCACAAAGATGAAGGGGACTTTGTCATATGTGTTAACATAGATAAAATAAAAGTCACCGGAGGCAAAGAAAATAAGAAAATATATACCCGTTATTCAGGTTGGAGAGGCGGACTCACGCAAACGCTTTATGCAAAGGAAATGGAATTACATCCTGAACGCATAATTTTTCACGCTGTTCATGGTATGATGCCTAAAAACAAACTGAATGCCAAAAGATTGAAAAGATTAAAAGTTTATACAGGTCCGGAACATCCTCACAAGACTCAGAAACCTGTCAAGTTGGAGGTATAACTTATGGAATATTCTAAAGCTGCCGGTAGAAGAAAAGAAGCCAGCGCTCTTGTTAAATTAACTAACGGTAAAGGAGAAATAAAAGTTAATAACAAACAACTTAAAGAATACTTCTGTCGCGAAGATTTAATAAAAACAATTTTAGCTCCTTTACAACAAATAAAAGATAAACAATTTGATATAATTGCTTATGTCAGGGGGGGCGGAGTTAGAGGGCAAGCAGACGCACTAAAACTCGCTATTGCAAGAGCAATAATAAAATCTTACCCTGAACTAAGAAAAGTATTAAAACCTTATGGTTTCCTGACCTGTGATGCTCGTGAAAAAGAGCGCCGCAAGTATGGATTAGCTAAAGCAAGGAAGGCATTCCAATGGACAAAACGTTAAGCGTTAAAGATATTCTTGAAGCTGGTATGCATCTTGGGCACCGGACTTCTCACTGGGACCCAAAGATGAAACCCTACATTTTTGGGGAAAGAAAAGGTATTCATATAATTGATCCTGACAAAACTCTGGAACTTTTGAACAAAGCTTATGATATAGTCAAAGACATAGCTTCTAATGATTCACTAATTATGTTCGTTGGAACTAAATCTCAAGTAGCCGATGTCATAAAAGAAGAAGCTTTGAGGTGTAATTCTCTTTTCTGTACTCAAAGATGGCTTGGTGGCACACTCACAAATTTCGTTACTATACGAAAAAGTGTTGATAAATTAAAAAAACTCGAAGCAGATAAGGCTGCCGACCTTTGGACTAAATTCAAGAAAAAAGAAATTCTTGACATGGAACGAAAAATGGAAAAAATGCATAAATTTTTAGATGGCGTTCTTGATATGAACAGATTACCGTCTATTATATTTATTGCAGATCCAAAATTTGATAAGATAGCCCTTCAGGAAGCTTTGATACTTAATATTCCGGTTGTAGCTATCGTAGATACGAATGTCAACCCAGACCCAATAAATTATCCTATACCTGCAAACGATGATGCAGTAAGGTCTGTAACATTAATAACCCAAATTCTTGCAGATGCCGTTTTAGCAGGAAGAGCAATAAAAGAAAACAGTGGAAAAACCAAGTATTAGTTTAATCCAGGATTTAAAAAACCAAACAGGCGCAGGCATGATGGATTGTAAAAATGCGCTTGTGGAATGTGGTAATGATATTGCTAAGGCAACGGACCTCCTCAGAAAAAAAGGAATAGCCAGAGCTGAATCCAAAATGGGAAGAGATACTGGCGAAGGGCTTATTGAATCTTACATACATTTTGGTTCAAGGCTTGGTGTCCTTGTTGAAGTAAGAAGTGAAACTGATTTTACTTCTCGAACTCCGGAATTCAAACAACTTGCCCACGACATAGCTATGCAAATCGCCGCAACAGAACCACGATGGGTTTCAAGAAACGAAGTTCCCAAAGAAGAAATTGCGCACGAAATAGAAATCTATAAAGAAGAAGCCAAACAATCAGGGAAGCCTGAAAAGATTCTGGATAAAATAGCTGAAGGTAAACTAGAAAAATTCTATAAAGATAATTGTTTACTGGAACAACCTTTCTTAAAAAACGCTGAAATAACCGTAGAAGATTTTATCAAAGAAAACATCTCCAAATTTCGTGAAAACATTCTGATAAAAAGATTTGTCAGATTTAAGATTGAAGACTAAAGTTGTCTTTGGTATAGGTAACCCCGGGAAAGAATATACATCCACAAGACATAATATAGGATCCTCCTTTATAGATAAGTTATCCGAATATTACAATACTAAATTAAAATTAAAAAACAACTGGCTCGTCGGTGAAACCACAGAATGTTTTCTCGTAAAACCCCTATCTTATGTCAACGAAAGCGGGATAATTGCAAAACAAATCATACAAAAATATAATATTTCCAATTCTGATTTTCTCGTAATAGTAGATGACTTTGAAATCCCTTTTGGA includes:
- the rpsE gene encoding 30S ribosomal protein S5, translated to MKDTRNNDTSGLEKRTISIKRVTKTTKGGKRLRFQSCCAVGDCQSRVGVGLGKAQEVASAVNKAEIRGEKNMIEVKQREGTIPHSVYGKCGASKIFMRPASPGTGIIACGSARAILELGGIRNVLTKAFGSHNSVNLAKATIDALLKLRTSEEVATLRGIWKKQ
- the rplR gene encoding 50S ribosomal protein L18 yields the protein MEARNRRHKRLRYKLVGTPERPRLSVYRSSKYICGQIIDDTAGHTLAYISSAVLKEGTKKVKSKECGKLIAQLALSRGIKKVVFDRGGYQFHGRISEFAIGAREGGLEF
- the rplF gene encoding 50S ribosomal protein L6, whose protein sequence is MSRIGKLPILIPESVKVQMDNNKIKIEGSKGKLEYNVPSNIKVNIENNYVKLSLIEENKLYEPIFGTTRALLNNMFTGVSKGYQKALVIVGQGYRAKMDGEKLVLQMGFANPIEYMPAEGIKITVPDPQKIIITGIDKELVGNIAATIKAYKPPDHYKGQGIIYEGEYVRKKPGKKAAGSGAYGSTKS
- the rpsH gene encoding 30S ribosomal protein S8; its protein translation is MGMTDPIGDMLTRIRNAINAKQSEIIMPSSIMKLGVADVLKREGYIKDYNFEASKPKNFIHIYLKDVPVIQEIKRVSKPGCRMYSSAEKLPRVRDGLGIAILSTSRGILSSREAKNLKIGGEVLAYIW
- the rplM gene encoding 50S ribosomal protein L13; this encodes MLASIMDRKWWIVDVEGKVLGRFATKIANILMGKNRPTYEPHKDEGDFVICVNIDKIKVTGGKENKKIYTRYSGWRGGLTQTLYAKEMELHPERIIFHAVHGMMPKNKLNAKRLKRLKVYTGPEHPHKTQKPVKLEV
- the rpsI gene encoding 30S ribosomal protein S9 is translated as MEYSKAAGRRKEASALVKLTNGKGEIKVNNKQLKEYFCREDLIKTILAPLQQIKDKQFDIIAYVRGGGVRGQADALKLAIARAIIKSYPELRKVLKPYGFLTCDAREKERRKYGLAKARKAFQWTKR
- the rpsB gene encoding 30S ribosomal protein S2, which produces MDKTLSVKDILEAGMHLGHRTSHWDPKMKPYIFGERKGIHIIDPDKTLELLNKAYDIVKDIASNDSLIMFVGTKSQVADVIKEEALRCNSLFCTQRWLGGTLTNFVTIRKSVDKLKKLEADKAADLWTKFKKKEILDMERKMEKMHKFLDGVLDMNRLPSIIFIADPKFDKIALQEALILNIPVVAIVDTNVNPDPINYPIPANDDAVRSVTLITQILADAVLAGRAIKENSGKTKY
- a CDS encoding translation elongation factor Ts — encoded protein: MEKPSISLIQDLKNQTGAGMMDCKNALVECGNDIAKATDLLRKKGIARAESKMGRDTGEGLIESYIHFGSRLGVLVEVRSETDFTSRTPEFKQLAHDIAMQIAATEPRWVSRNEVPKEEIAHEIEIYKEEAKQSGKPEKILDKIAEGKLEKFYKDNCLLEQPFLKNAEITVEDFIKENISKFRENILIKRFVRFKIED
- the pth gene encoding aminoacyl-tRNA hydrolase — protein: MKTKVVFGIGNPGKEYTSTRHNIGSSFIDKLSEYYNTKLKLKNNWLVGETTECFLVKPLSYVNESGIIAKQIIQKYNISNSDFLVIVDDFEIPFGTARLKRKGSSGGHKGLESIIYHLETDDFPRLRIGIGPKKYDAADFVLSKFSKTELKALTELAPIIIQTIDTFIKGDIEQAMIICNSSFK